AAGTTGTAGCGCGCCACCAAGCGCGCGGCTTCTTCCTGATCCGCGCGCACGTTGACGCTCGCGGGATCGGGGATCATCAACTCGCCGCACAGCTTGTTCGGCGGCGCCGATACCAGGCGGCGGATCGGCACTACACCGCGCAGGCGGTTCTCGCCGTTGACGACGTAGAGGTACATGATGGCTTCGCTGTCGTCACCGGCGGCGCGCAAGCGATCGATGGCGGCCTGCGCGGCCATGGTCTCTTCGAGCGCCACGAAGCGCGTGGTCATCACGCGGCCTGCGCTCTCGGGCGGATACATTTCCGCTTTGCGCAACTCCGCCTGCTTGGGTTCGGGTAAGCGTGCCACCACCGCGGCGCGACGCTCTTCGGGTACCGCACCGATCAGTTCGAGCAAGTCGTCGATTTCGAGCCGGGCCATGACCTCGGCCAGGCGTTCGTCACTGAGCGATTCAATGACTTGCGGCAGCAACTCTGGCGGTAGCTCTTTGAGCGTGTTCGCGGCGCGCTGGCTGCTGAACAGTAGATCGACGACGGTGCGGATCTCGTCCGGTTCGAGCCCGCTGAGCAGGGGGGCGAGATCGGCGGGATGCAGGCGCGCAAGCAAGCGTTCAGCGCGGCCGGTGACACCACCGGCGAGCAACTTGCGTAAAATTCCGACTGTAACGTTTGCCGTCGCCATGAAGATCCCGTTCAGCGCGCCGGGACCTCCACGGAGGTCTAGGCGGGAAGAACCAATACCAAGTATCTACTGTGCGGCTCGGGCCGCGGGTCGCCTTCTATGCCCATCTCAAGTGCGAAATTTCTCTTAGCGTAGTTTCCGCCAAGGTGCCAGAGAAATCCGCGGACCAGCGGCTTCCGGCTAATGCCCGTGCGTGTAGACCAAATCGATGCCGACAAAAGCGGCCAGCAGCACGCCGAGCGCCAGCCACAGCACCAGCCGGCGCGTGCGCTCGGTCACTTCTCCAGTTCCTCGCGCACCGAGTAGAGCTTCTGGCGCGCTTCGCTGATGTACGCATCGAGGTTGCGGCGATGGTTGGCGAACAGTCCGCTAGGGCTGCCGTCGAACACGATGAAGGGCTTGAACGCGGCCGCCTGGCCGAGCGCGGTCGCCACTTCGTCGAACAAGGTGCGAATGATCGGCTTGGTCTCCTCGCCGTGACGATACTCGCGCTCGATCGCCCGCACGAGATGGAAGATCACATGCGCCACGCCTTGGGCATGGTAAAAGTCGTCGTCGGTGCGCCACACGCTCTCGGGGCTGCGGTACAAGGCCGCATGCGCATCGCCGAGCAAATCCGTCCACGCCTGAATGAGGCGAATCAGTTCCATGTTGCGCTGATTGATCGGCTTCGATCGCGGCGGCTTCGCCCGCAAACCGTCGACATAGGCGCGCAGCCGCTGCACGGCTTCGGCGTACTTGCTTTCGGCCGACGGGAGCCAGAGTTTGAACGCGTCGTTGCGCAATGCCGTGTCCGCAGCCACCAAGTTGTCATCGTACGGATCGCTCGACACTTTGGTGAGATGGTCTTTGAGCACGCGCACGCTCTCGCGCAGCGCTTGCAGGATGCCGAGCTGGCGATTGGCGTTGTTGTCGGCCCACAGGCTGGGGCCCCAAAGGATGAAGTCGTTCGGCCGCCAGCCGGTGACGCCGTGCAGCTCGTGATCCATGATCTCGGCGACGGTGGTGGCAAACGCCTCGCCACCAACCAGCGGCTCGCTGTCCGGAAAGCGCGCCGCCAAATCGAACGGCAGCTGATTGTGGCGCTTCTGTCCGAAGTGCAGCACCAGCGGTCCGGCCGCAATCGCGAGCACCACGATGATCGCAATGATCACGCCGAACGGAAAGCCACGGCGCGGAGGCGGAAGCAGTGTCCCGTTGTCAGCCATGCCGTGTGGCTAGCACGAGCGCAACGGCGAGTGAACCGCCAAGCGCTTTCGGCTGTCAACTTCCTATCTCTCATTGTAAGGACAACGCATGCCGGAGGCGGCGGTGCTTACGATCTCAGACGCCCTGGTGCGCTACGGCGAGACCGTCGCGGTTGACGGCGTCTCGCTCGCGATTGGCGCCGGCACGATCCACGCGCTGATCGGCGAGAACGGCGCGGGCAAGTCGACCCTGCTGCGGGCGATCGCCGGCGTGACGCCGCTCGATCGCGGCACGATTGCGTCGCCGCGGCCGCTGCGCATCGAGTGGGTGCCGCAAGAGTTGGCGCTGGCACTCGATCTGACCGTTAGTGAGACGATCTTCCTCGGTCGCGAGTTGCGGAACGCAACACGTCTGCTGCGTCGCACGGCGATGCAGCGCAAGGCGCGCGCGGCGCTTGCCCAGATCGGCTGCACTGCGTCGGCGACCACACGCGTCGGCGAGCTGAGTGCACCGGTGCGTAAGCAGGTGCAACTGGCGCGCGCCTTCGCAGTACCCGCCGACGTGTTGCTGCTCGACGAGCCGACCGCCGTGCTCGGCCGCGCGGAATCCGATCTGCTGTTCGCTGCGATTCGTCGGGCGCGCGACGCCGGCACCGCGATCGTCTACGTGTCGCATCAGATCGACGAGGTGTTGGCGATCTCCAACACCGTCACTGTCCTCCGCGATGGCCAGCATGTGTCGACCGATCCGGTCGCAGCCATCGACGCGGCGACGATCGTGACGCGGATGGTGGGACGGCCACTGGCTGCGAGCGCGAAAAGGTCCCCTGTCCCAAAGGGAGCGGGTGTCGCACTGCGGGTGCGCGGATTGTTCGCCCCGCCGCTGCGCGACATCTCTTTCGTGGTCGCTGCGGGCGAGATCGTCGGGCTCGCC
The genomic region above belongs to Deltaproteobacteria bacterium and contains:
- the mgtE gene encoding magnesium transporter; the encoded protein is MATANVTVGILRKLLAGGVTGRAERLLARLHPADLAPLLSGLEPDEIRTVVDLLFSSQRAANTLKELPPELLPQVIESLSDERLAEVMARLEIDDLLELIGAVPEERRAAVVARLPEPKQAELRKAEMYPPESAGRVMTTRFVALEETMAAQAAIDRLRAAGDDSEAIMYLYVVNGENRLRGVVPIRRLVSAPPNKLCGELMIPDPASVNVRADQEEAARLVARYNLLAIPVTDDDGRMLGVITVDDVIDVITEEATEDMYQMAGLSEEDRVFSPAAQSIRKRLPWMLINLATAFLAAWVVGLFEHSIAQIVALATFMPIVAGMGGNGGTQALTVITRGIALGEIEFSSGLRAVVKEVMVGFAIGAATGLVSAVAAFLWRGNPFLGLVLFLAMVINMGVAGLSGAAIPILLKAVRQDPALGSGVIVTTFTDVFGFLSFLGIGTLLIDHLK
- a CDS encoding DUF2333 family protein, with the translated sequence MADNGTLLPPPRRGFPFGVIIAIIVVLAIAAGPLVLHFGQKRHNQLPFDLAARFPDSEPLVGGEAFATTVAEIMDHELHGVTGWRPNDFILWGPSLWADNNANRQLGILQALRESVRVLKDHLTKVSSDPYDDNLVAADTALRNDAFKLWLPSAESKYAEAVQRLRAYVDGLRAKPPRSKPINQRNMELIRLIQAWTDLLGDAHAALYRSPESVWRTDDDFYHAQGVAHVIFHLVRAIEREYRHGEETKPIIRTLFDEVATALGQAAAFKPFIVFDGSPSGLFANHRRNLDAYISEARQKLYSVREELEK
- a CDS encoding sugar ABC transporter ATP-binding protein encodes the protein MPEAAVLTISDALVRYGETVAVDGVSLAIGAGTIHALIGENGAGKSTLLRAIAGVTPLDRGTIASPRPLRIEWVPQELALALDLTVSETIFLGRELRNATRLLRRTAMQRKARAALAQIGCTASATTRVGELSAPVRKQVQLARAFAVPADVLLLDEPTAVLGRAESDLLFAAIRRARDAGTAIVYVSHQIDEVLAISNTVTVLRDGQHVSTDPVAAIDAATIVTRMVGRPLAASAKRSPVPKGAGVALRVRGLFAPPLRDISFVVAAGEIVGLAGLVGAGRSELLDCIAGASPRSAGDVEVRGTMALVPEDRLRNGLIPTLSLRENIFLPAPARWLRARREEMETDQWIERLRVRTRGAHALPAALSGGNQQKVLLARALRRAPDVLMLDDPTAGVDVGAKADIHSIIRAQAETGAAVVIASSELLELLALCDRVIALRQGAQVGTLAIGDADEPRLAALITGAA